The DNA region GCCGGCCGGTCCGGTCGGCCTCGTCCGTCTCCCGGTCGTGCTCACGGCCCTGCTCGCGGCTCTCGGGAGCGAAGAACCGTGAGAGGTCCTCGTGGCAGGTCCCGTCGGGTGCCTCGGCGCCCGGCGGGGCACCCCGCTCCCAGTCGAGCCGGTAGCGCCGGAACAGCTCGGCCCGCAGCGTCCGCAGCGGCATCGGGACCCCGGGCACAAGCGCCGCGTACACCGAACCCATCAGGAGCGCGCGCAGCATCGGGTAGTCGGTGGCGGCGTCCGGTGAGCCGTAGCGGGCCATGGTGTCGCTGAGCAGTTCCGCCAGGCGCTGCTGCTCCGCGCACTGCACGAATCCCTCCGCCTGCAGGATGCCCGCCATGTGCTGGCGCATCAGCACGGGGTGATCGCGGGCCAGGCCCAGGACGGCGTCAATGGCCCGCGCCATGCGTTCCCGACCGTCCTCCGTACGCGGCTCGCGCTCCAGCGCCTCCTCCAGCGTGCGGTGCATCAGCCGGTGCACCGCCGACTGCACGAGCTGGCGTTTGCCCGGGAAGTAGTACGAGACGAGGCCGCGGGCGGAACCCGCCCGGTCCGCTATGTCGCCCAAGGTCGTGGCCTCGTACCCACGCTCGCTGACCAGTTCCAGGGCCGCCTGCAGAAGCCTCTCGCGGGAACGCCGCCGCAACTCTTCATTGACCGAGGCGCTGCGAGGGGACATCCTATGTACTCCTGCGTTGACTGGCTGCCAGCCAACTATACTCAGCGCACCCGGAGCGGCTCCTGTCAGGGATCTTCTCCGGACTGCCGTCCGCTCGGGGCGACGCGGGGGATCGTCCCGGGCGGACGGGAAGTATTGCCGCTTCCGTGCCACGCGCACAGCCGCCCGGGCCTGACCAGCAGCTGTCGCCGAGCCGTCGCCCGCTCCTTACAGTGGGCTGGAGTGCCGAGGAGGCGTGGGACATGGATCAAGAGCAGATCCTGGCCAGGATCACGGCGATGGTCGACGACGAGCGCAGGCTCCGCGACGCCGTCGCGTCCGGGCAGATCGACAGCTCGACCGAACACGAACGGCTCGGACAGCTGGAGCGCGAGCTCGACCAGTGCTGGGACCTGCTGCGCCAGCGGCGCGCGAAGTCCGAGTTCGGCGAGAACCCGGACGAGGCACACGTCCGTCCGTCGTCGCAGGTCGAGGGCTACCAGAGCTGACCGGGCCGCCAGGCCCAGGGCTTCGGTCAGCCCGCCAGGTCCAGTACGGGCCGCAGCCCGTCGGGCCGCTCGGTGACCGGCAGGTGGTCGACGAAGTGCAATCCGCAGCCCAGGGCCGCGGCTCCGCCGTCCGCGCGCCGGTCGTCGCCCACCATCAGGGTGTCCCGCGGATCGGCCCCGAGCGCGTCGCAGGCGGTCGCGAACAGCCTGGGGTCCGGCTTCTGGATGCCGTGCTCGTACGACAGGACGTATGCGCCGATGTACGGGTCGAGGCCGTGGTCCCTGAACACCGGCCGCAGGTCCCAGCCGATGTTGCTGACCACGCCGACGGCGACCCCGCGCTCGCGCAGCGCGCCCAGCACCTCGGCGGTGTCGGGGTACGGGCGCCAGGCGGCCGGAGACATATGGCGGTCGTACAGCCTGTCGTGCAGCGCCGGATCGGGGAGCGCCACCTGACGGGAGACACCGGTGTACGCCGCCCGGTGCAGTTCGGAGCTCTGGTCGCGGATGCCCCACTGCGGGGCCACGCCGTCCGGCACCGGTACCGAGGGGAGGGCCCCGCCCGGGAGTGCGCCCACGGCCTCCAGTTCCTTCGCCGTCCGGGTCAACTCCGGCTCGGACAGCGAGGCATCGGCGTCGGCCAGGACCGCCCGCAGCCAGGACTCGGTGGATTCGATTCGGAAGAGGGTTCCGGAGAAGTCGAACAACACGGCAGCCATGCGCTGGACTTTACCGGCGCTTCTGTCCAACGCCCGGCCGCCGTGGGGTGGTTCAGGTCAGTGGGGCCGGAGCCGGGGTGCCGTAGAAGGTGGCGGGCGGCCAACCACGGGACTCGGCAAGCTCGTTGAGGAGGTTCGCGATCTCGATCGGGTTGATGACGTTCTCCGTCGGGGTGTCCATGACCGAGACGAAATGCTGGACAAGTTGCCCCCTTTACGCGGCTCTGCCGGGTGTCTCCCGGAGCCGCGTTCGATCGTGTGCACGGTCGTGGGGCGGGTGGGCCTGAACAGATTCGTCCGCGAGTGGAGGCGGCGGACAGGGTCGGCGGTGCGGTCAGCGCAGCTCGGCGGTGCCCCGGAACCTCGTGTACGACGCCACCGCGAGCGCCACCGCCAGCACGCCCAGCAGCCAGCCGCCGAGCACGTCCGACGACCAGTGCACGCCCAGCCAGATACGGGTGAGTCCGACACCGAGGACGGACACGACGGAGAGGGTGAGCGCGATGCGCCACAGGACGCGTCCGGCGCCGTACAGGTGCATGAGCCACAGCAGCAGGCCGCACACGACCGTGGCCGTCATGGCGTGGCCGGACGGATAGGCCGCGAAGTGGGCGGAGTCCACGGGGTCCGGCCAGACCGGACGCTTCCGGTCGACCGCCGCCTTGAGCCCCTGCTGGAGCAGTGTGCCGAGCACACATGTGGCGGTCAGCCACAGCGCGAGCCACCATGCCGAGTGGTGCAGCACCAGCCAGAGCACGGCGACGGCGCACAGCGCGCGCATCGTCCAGGGGTCCCACACCCAGTCCGTGAGGATGCGGAACGTCTGGGTGGTGTCGGGGTCGTCGACGGCCCAGCGGTGGGTGGTGCGGGCGATGTCGCCGTCGAGGGCGATGAGCGGGTCCCAGGACATCGCGACCAGGACGAGCAACAGTACGGACGGAAGGGCGACAGCCGCCGCGACACGTACGGCGATCCCGGGACCAGGAGCGTGGGGCGGCGAGTCGACGGGTGGGGAGTGCATACACCGATCCTCGCCGACCGGTGGGGTCGAAAGCCAACCCGGGGTGTCCGGGGCGCTGCGAGTCGGCTAACCGAGCGCCCGCAAACCGGGCACGAAGGTCACCAGCACCGGGATCACCGGCACCAGCGCGGCGGCCGCCGTGAGCCGCAGCCGACGGGCGGGCGGAAGGCGGTCCGGGGGAGTGAGCAGCCGGTGGACGCGCTGTGGAACATGGGCATGTGGCGTGGGGCAGGGGCCGAACACGCCCCGGTCCTCGTTGAGTTCGACCAGCGCGAGGGCGGTCGTCAGGCGGCCGAAGCGGCGCGACGCCATGTCGTCCGCGGCGAGTTCGACCAGCCTGTGCATCTCGTCACGGAACGCCGCGAACACCGGGACTTGCGGAAAGCCGTTGGCCAGCGCGGCCGAGGAGTGCAGCAGCCAGTCGTGCCGGGCCTGCGCGTGCCCCTGCTCGTGGGCGAGCACCGCATCCAGCTGCCGTCCCTTGAGACGGCGCAACGCGGCCGTGGTGATGACGAGTTGGGGCGCCGCTCCCGGCAGCCACCAGGCGTCGGGGCGCTCGCCCTCAAGGACGACCAGACGATCGCTGCCGGGCTCCTCACCGGGCAACACCGGGGCGCGTACGAGGAGTTCGGCCCGCTCTCGACGGCGCCGGGTCCTGGCCCGGGTGATCTCGCGGGCCAGCATCGTGGCGCTCCAGACACCGCCGAGCGCGAGTGTCACCGCGGTCGCCGCGGCCCAGGGCCCTCCGGCGAGCGCGTAGCTCTCCACGACGGCATGCGGGGCGGGGGCAAAGACATGGCCCCGGACGGCCTGCCAGGCGGCCGCCGCGCTGAGCGTCATCGACAGCGCGCAGCACAGCAGAACGGCCATCACCACGCACTGCCACACCCACAGGGCGACCACCGGTTCACGGTCATGCCAGTCCGTTCGGGCGAGCAGCCGCGGAGCGAGGACGGCGGCCAGGGCGCCGAGCAGCAGCAGTGCCGCGGGGACCATCATGGCTGCAGCCTATGAGCGGGGCTCCGCCCACGGATACGGGCTGTCGCGGCAAGTGACGTACACCACGGTTTCGTAAAGCGGGTTCAGGGCCTGGGCGATGCCCTGTTCGGAACGTGACATGCGCCGGCCCGGAACGTGGGAAGCATCGGCCCGGAACGTGAGCAGCGCTGGTTCGGAACGTGAGAAGTGCCGGTTCAGAGTGTGAGAAGCATGGCCAGCATTCCGATGCCCATCGAGAGACGGCACGCCCGCGCCAGCTCCAGCCGATCACCCCACCCGGCGGCACGCACACTGCCTCCGGATCCATGCCGAGCCCCGAGCTCACGTCCAGATCCAGGCATGCGCCCAGGTCCAGGTCCGGGCACACCCCCAGGTCCGGCGACGGCGACCGGCATCAACCGTGTGCCGGTCCACAGCACATACGCGGTGAAGTACGCGAGAAGCACCCCCGTCAGCGCGGGAACCCCGGCGTGCGCCCCGCTCGCCATCACCGCCGCCATGTAGGCCATCGCGAACGCGCCCACCAGGTGGTGCAGATGGTGGGCGCTGCTCCGGGCGGCCCACAGGGCACGCAGCGCGGCCGCCCCGAACACCGCCGCGTAGGCGACCCAGGCCCATCGCGGCGGCGCGAGTGTGGCCGCCGGCACGGCCATCGCGGCCATCCCGAACCCCATCAGCGCCTCACCGCCCGCGGTACGGCGCTGCTCCTCGACCCTGCTGCGCATCCGCAGCAGACAGTAGGCCCCGGTCGCCGCGCACAGCGCGACGAGCAGCCAGCCCGGTGACGCAGGACCGTGCACCGCGCACCTCCCCGCTCGACGGTGTCGAACAGTCCGCCCGAAGAGATGCCCGGCCCGGGCGGAGCGCAAGCGAGCGCAAGGGTGTACACGGGGGAGCGTGCGGGGGTGCGCCGCAGGCGGAAGGCTCTGTGGGCGGGCAGCTCCCACGAGCAGCACGAGCAGCGTCACCCACGGGCGATATGTTTCACGAGTAAAACACCTGCTAATCTTATGGCCATGAGCAGTGCCGCACCCAGTCCCACCCCCGCACGCCGACTGCCTCTCGCCGGCGTCCTGCGCGTCGGCCGGCCCTCCGACATCTGGTTCAAGCCCGCGCTGAGCGTGGTCGTCGCGGTGGGCGTGCCGAACCTGACGCTGCTGACGCTCGGTCGGCTGGACCTCGCGATGTACACGATGGCCGGGTCGCTCTGCGCGCTCTACGCCCACAACCTGCCGTACGCGGCTCGCGCCCGGGCCCTCGCCTGGGTCGTGCTCGGCATGCTCGCCTCGGTCGCGGTAGCCCTGGTCACGGCGTCGCTCACGTCCTCCGCCGTGGTCCTCGTCGCGGTCGGCGCGCTGCTCGCCGCCGCCCAGAAGGCGCTGTGCGACGCGACGGGCATCGGCCCGCCCGGACCGGTGATCTTCGCCTTCATCAGCTCGGCCTCCCTTTTCACCCCTCAGACGCTCGGCCAGGTTCCCGGCCATCTCGCCCTCGCCGCCGCGGCAGGCATCTGGGCGTGGCTCGTCGGCATGGCCCCCCGCCTCGTACGACCGCACGGGCCGGAGCGCCGGGCCACGGCGCGAGCCCTGAATGCCGCCGCCGCGTACGCCGAGACGTCCGCCACCGCTTCCCCCGGACACGAGCGCGCCAGGGCGGCCGGGGCCGCCGCCGTGCACGCCGCCTGGCAGTCGCTGCTCGCCACCGGCGGCCGCTCGGAGCCACGGCGTGCCCTCGAACGGCTCGTCGTGCGGGCCGAGATCGCGCTCGCCGCACCCGCCGACACGGACCCCGGACGGCTGCGCTCCTGGGCGCGCGACCTGCGCGGAACGGGCCCCGCGCCGAGCGTGGACCTGGCCTCGGCGGCCGACGAACTCCTCGGTGTGGAGGCCGAACGGGTCGCGGGCAGGCGCCCGTTGGCCGACCGGCTCGGCCCGCTCCTGCCCCTCGCCCTGCGCACCGCGCTCGGCTGTGCCCTCGCCGGCTATGTGTCGCTGGCGCTCGGCGTCGGCCGCCCGTACTGGGCCCTGGTCACCGCCGCCTCGCTCTACCAGGCGAACATCACGCTGACCTGGAGCCGCGGAGTGCAGCGCGTCGTCGGCAACCTCGTCGGCGTACTCCTCTTCGCGGCCGTCGCCCCGCTCGCCCACCTCGGCCCCGCCGCCCTCGTCCTGTGCTGCCTCGCCTTCAACTTCGGCGCGGAGGCCCTGATCAGCCGCAACTACTGGCTCGGCAGCATCTGCGTGACCCCGATGGCGCTGCTGATCACCGAGTTCACGGGCTTCCAGCGGCCCGGCGAGCTGATGACGGACCGGATCGTGGACACGGTCGTCGGCGCGCTGGTCGGCTTCGTCGCGGCGGTCGCGGTCACCAACCGGCGTGCCGGAGACCGCATCGAAAACGCCCTCGAAACGGTGGAACGGGCCTGTGAACACGCCGCGCGACTGATCGCCGCCGAGCGACCCGGTGCCGGCGCCCTGGAAGCCGCCCGTCGTCAGCTGGCCGCGGCGCTCGTCGAGCTGCGCGCCACGGTCGACGCGGCCGCGGGCGAGTGGTGGCAACGCGCCGTGCCGGAGGAGCGGGTGCTGCTCGCCGAGCGGACCGGACACCGTACGCTCGCGACTGCGGTACGACGGCAGGGACTGCACGTTCTGGAGGGCACACGGGCATGACGGCAGCGAACGGGCGGGCGGCGGGTGGAGGAGGCGCGGCACACAGAGGGGCGGCCGCGGGGGACACCCTCGCCGCGGTGGTACGGCAGTGGCAGACGGTCCACCCCGACCTCGACACCGGCCCCATGGAGATCATCGGCCGCATCAACCGCTGTGCCGCACTCCTTCAGCAGGCCGAGGACGCGCCACTGCGACACGCCGGACTCACCCGCCCGGAGTTCGACCTCCTCGGCGCCCTGCGCCGCACCGGCCTGGAACTGACCCCCGGTGAGCTGGCCCGTGAGACCTTCTCCTCCGGCGCCGCCGTCACCAAGCGGCTCAAGCAGCTGACCGAGCGCGGCCTGGTCGAGCGCCGGGGCGACACCCGCGACCGACGCGTCGCCCATGTGCGCCTCACCGACGCCGGACGCGACCTGGTCGACTCCATCCTGCCCGAGCAGCTCTCGTACGAGACCGCGGTGCTTTCCGGGGTGGACGGCACCGTGCAGCGGGAACTCGCCTCGCTGCTGGGCGAGTTGCTGGTCCAGCTGGAGGGCCGGCTGCGCGCCCCGCGCGGCTGACACCTCACCGTCGGCAGCGTCAAGTCATGACCACGAGGGCTCCCTAACCCTCGTCGCCCGCCCTGTAGATGCCGAACACCGCGCCCTGCGGGTCCCGGAGCACCGCGATGCGAGGCCCCTCCGGGACCGACGTGGGTTCCATGAGGACGCCACCGCCCGCCTGCGTACTCGCCTCGGCGGTGGCTCCGACGTCCTCGACGGCGAAGTACGGCAGCCAGTGCGAGGGCACCTCGTGCGGGAACTTGTCGCCCATCTCCACCATGCCGCCGAAGTCGGCGCCGTCGATGCCCCACTGCGTGTAGTGCTCCGAGGCGTTGACGGTCCAGCCGAACACCGTCGTGTAGAAGGCGGTGGCCAAGTCGGGGGTACGCGTCATCAGCTCGACCCAGCCGAGCGCGCCGGGGGCGTTGAACAGACCGGCGCCGGAGAAGGAGTGCGCCTGCCAGAGCTGGAGGACCGCTCCTCCCGGGTCGGCCACCACCGCGAAGCGGCCCAGGTCGAAGACGTCCATCGGCTCCATGACGACCGCGCCGCCCGCGTCCCGTACCGCCCGCACGGTCGCGTCCGCGTCGGGCACCGCGAACGACACGTTCCAGGCGACCGGCTGCGACTCCTGGAACAGCGGGGTCAGGGCGGCCACCGACGCGTCGCCGAGGTGCGCGAGCGTGTAGCCGCCCGCCTCCGCGCGCGGATCCGTCTCCGGGCGCCAGCCGAAGACATCGGCGTAGAACCGCTTGGCCGCCTCCAGGTCACTGGTCCCCAGTTCGGTCCAGCAGGGCCCGCCGGGCACCGGCTTGTCCAGTTTCATGGCCGACCTTCTTTCCGGCTTCCGAATTTCCGGCGTGAGCACGTCAGGAGTGCGACGGGCTCCTCCTGGCACGCTAGTCCCGGCCATCCGCCCCGTCGAGCCGACGGAAAACCACATGGCGGGACCGCCCGGTGAGGCGTACTCTCGCCCGCGTACCGCACCTCATGGCGGCCTCCTCATGTACCCGATCCGGAGGTCTCCGCATGCCCGCGCTCACGGTGCGTCCCTTCCATCGCGACGACCGCGACCAGCTCACCGAACTCGTCAACGCGCATGTCGCCGCTGTCGTCCCCGGTGTCTCCGTCTCCGTGAACACCGTGCTCAGCGGTATGACACGGCAGCCGGACGAGTTCATCACCGACCCGTGGGTGGCCGAGCGGATCACGCTCGTCGCCGAGCAGCGCCGGTACGTGGTGGCAGGCGCGCATCTCCTGCGCTACCGCGCCGACACCGAGGTCGGTGAGAGCTTCCGGGACGCCGGCGCGATCGACTGGTTCGTCTGCCATCCGCCCGCCTCCTTCTGGCCGGACTCCGACCAGGCCTCCGATCTGCTGATGGCGGCCTGTCTGGCCCAGCTGGCCCGCTGGAACGTCCGACTCCGATACGCCGACGGATCCCTGCCCGCACCCGTCGTCTACGGACTGCCACGGCCCTGGCCGCACATCCGCGCCGCCTACGAACGGGCCGGCTTCCGGCACACGGGCGACACGGAGGTCATCCTGATCGCCGACGTGGCCGATCTGCCGTCGTTCACACCCCTGCCCGGAGTCTCGGTCGACCGCACGCTCGGCGAGTGCGGCACCCGCTTCACGGCACACGCCGACGGGCGCGTACTCGGCTTCATCGAGGTCGACACCGCCCTGGACCGCCCCGAACGGCACTCGCGCAGCGGCGGCCTCGCCGACATCGGCAACCTCCACGTCGAGCACCCGGTGGACGGCCTGGAGAACTGGCTCCTCGCCCAGGCCGCCCACTGGCTGCGGCTCTCGGGAGTACGGCGGCTCTTCGCGTACGAGGCCGCCGGCGCCGTGGAAGCGATCAGCCGGCTGACGGGCGCCGGGTTTCGCGAGCTGACGCGCACGGATCGTGGGTGGGAGCACCTTCCGTAGGGCCCCACGCGCCACCGCGCCGCCCGGCCGGCGCCGGTGCCGTGCTCGACCGCACGACGAGTTCGGTTGAACTGTCCCTATCGGTTGGGGAGTTGAGCCGAGGACGAGGTGGCGGACATCGTGGCGCCCAGGTCCACACCGCCGACCGGGCGGAGCAATCGCGCAGGGGCGTCCTGATCGCGGAGGCTGGGGGCCGTACCGTCCCACCAGTCGGCGTTGCCGTCCTCGATACAGCGCAGCAGGACCCCTTCGCGCAGCGCCCAGGGGCAGAGGGTCATCTCGTCGATGCCCATCAGCTTCATCGTGGTGTGCGCGACGATCGCCCCGGCCAGGGACTGACCGGCACGCGCGGGGGATATGCCGGGCAGGAGGGCGCGATCGGCGGCCGGCAGCACCGACAGCCGCTCGACGGCCACGCGGAGGTCGGTACGGGTGATGCCGCGCGGGGTGAAGGGCCCCGACCGGCCCGGGGCCGCGCCGCACAGCCGGCCCAGCTGCTGGAGCGTACGCG from Streptomyces sp. NBC_00258 includes:
- a CDS encoding TetR/AcrR family transcriptional regulator, yielding MSPRSASVNEELRRRSRERLLQAALELVSERGYEATTLGDIADRAGSARGLVSYYFPGKRQLVQSAVHRLMHRTLEEALEREPRTEDGRERMARAIDAVLGLARDHPVLMRQHMAGILQAEGFVQCAEQQRLAELLSDTMARYGSPDAATDYPMLRALLMGSVYAALVPGVPMPLRTLRAELFRRYRLDWERGAPPGAEAPDGTCHEDLSRFFAPESREQGREHDRETDEADRTGRPE
- a CDS encoding HAD family hydrolase, encoding MAAVLFDFSGTLFRIESTESWLRAVLADADASLSEPELTRTAKELEAVGALPGGALPSVPVPDGVAPQWGIRDQSSELHRAAYTGVSRQVALPDPALHDRLYDRHMSPAAWRPYPDTAEVLGALRERGVAVGVVSNIGWDLRPVFRDHGLDPYIGAYVLSYEHGIQKPDPRLFATACDALGADPRDTLMVGDDRRADGGAAALGCGLHFVDHLPVTERPDGLRPVLDLAG
- a CDS encoding DUF5134 domain-containing protein, translating into MHGPASPGWLLVALCAATGAYCLLRMRSRVEEQRRTAGGEALMGFGMAAMAVPAATLAPPRWAWVAYAAVFGAAALRALWAARSSAHHLHHLVGAFAMAYMAAVMASGAHAGVPALTGVLLAYFTAYVLWTGTRLMPVAVAGPGGVPGPGPGRMPGSGRELGARHGSGGSVRAAGWGDRLELARACRLSMGIGMLAMLLTL
- a CDS encoding M56 family metallopeptidase; the protein is MMVPAALLLLGALAAVLAPRLLARTDWHDREPVVALWVWQCVVMAVLLCCALSMTLSAAAAWQAVRGHVFAPAPHAVVESYALAGGPWAAATAVTLALGGVWSATMLAREITRARTRRRRERAELLVRAPVLPGEEPGSDRLVVLEGERPDAWWLPGAAPQLVITTAALRRLKGRQLDAVLAHEQGHAQARHDWLLHSSAALANGFPQVPVFAAFRDEMHRLVELAADDMASRRFGRLTTALALVELNEDRGVFGPCPTPHAHVPQRVHRLLTPPDRLPPARRLRLTAAAALVPVIPVLVTFVPGLRALG
- a CDS encoding phosphatase PAP2 family protein, producing the protein MHSPPVDSPPHAPGPGIAVRVAAAVALPSVLLLVLVAMSWDPLIALDGDIARTTHRWAVDDPDTTQTFRILTDWVWDPWTMRALCAVAVLWLVLHHSAWWLALWLTATCVLGTLLQQGLKAAVDRKRPVWPDPVDSAHFAAYPSGHAMTATVVCGLLLWLMHLYGAGRVLWRIALTLSVVSVLGVGLTRIWLGVHWSSDVLGGWLLGVLAVALAVASYTRFRGTAELR
- a CDS encoding VOC family protein gives rise to the protein MKLDKPVPGGPCWTELGTSDLEAAKRFYADVFGWRPETDPRAEAGGYTLAHLGDASVAALTPLFQESQPVAWNVSFAVPDADATVRAVRDAGGAVVMEPMDVFDLGRFAVVADPGGAVLQLWQAHSFSGAGLFNAPGALGWVELMTRTPDLATAFYTTVFGWTVNASEHYTQWGIDGADFGGMVEMGDKFPHEVPSHWLPYFAVEDVGATAEASTQAGGGVLMEPTSVPEGPRIAVLRDPQGAVFGIYRAGDEG
- a CDS encoding FUSC family protein, with the protein product MSSAAPSPTPARRLPLAGVLRVGRPSDIWFKPALSVVVAVGVPNLTLLTLGRLDLAMYTMAGSLCALYAHNLPYAARARALAWVVLGMLASVAVALVTASLTSSAVVLVAVGALLAAAQKALCDATGIGPPGPVIFAFISSASLFTPQTLGQVPGHLALAAAAGIWAWLVGMAPRLVRPHGPERRATARALNAAAAYAETSATASPGHERARAAGAAAVHAAWQSLLATGGRSEPRRALERLVVRAEIALAAPADTDPGRLRSWARDLRGTGPAPSVDLASAADELLGVEAERVAGRRPLADRLGPLLPLALRTALGCALAGYVSLALGVGRPYWALVTAASLYQANITLTWSRGVQRVVGNLVGVLLFAAVAPLAHLGPAALVLCCLAFNFGAEALISRNYWLGSICVTPMALLITEFTGFQRPGELMTDRIVDTVVGALVGFVAAVAVTNRRAGDRIENALETVERACEHAARLIAAERPGAGALEAARRQLAAALVELRATVDAAAGEWWQRAVPEERVLLAERTGHRTLATAVRRQGLHVLEGTRA
- a CDS encoding MarR family winged helix-turn-helix transcriptional regulator produces the protein MTAANGRAAGGGGAAHRGAAAGDTLAAVVRQWQTVHPDLDTGPMEIIGRINRCAALLQQAEDAPLRHAGLTRPEFDLLGALRRTGLELTPGELARETFSSGAAVTKRLKQLTERGLVERRGDTRDRRVAHVRLTDAGRDLVDSILPEQLSYETAVLSGVDGTVQRELASLLGELLVQLEGRLRAPRG
- a CDS encoding N-acetyltransferase, yielding MPALTVRPFHRDDRDQLTELVNAHVAAVVPGVSVSVNTVLSGMTRQPDEFITDPWVAERITLVAEQRRYVVAGAHLLRYRADTEVGESFRDAGAIDWFVCHPPASFWPDSDQASDLLMAACLAQLARWNVRLRYADGSLPAPVVYGLPRPWPHIRAAYERAGFRHTGDTEVILIADVADLPSFTPLPGVSVDRTLGECGTRFTAHADGRVLGFIEVDTALDRPERHSRSGGLADIGNLHVEHPVDGLENWLLAQAAHWLRLSGVRRLFAYEAAGAVEAISRLTGAGFRELTRTDRGWEHLP
- a CDS encoding DUF2630 family protein, producing MDQEQILARITAMVDDERRLRDAVASGQIDSSTEHERLGQLERELDQCWDLLRQRRAKSEFGENPDEAHVRPSSQVEGYQS